Part of the bacterium genome is shown below.
CCAGATCGGCTCCGGGTTGCCCTACACCCCATCCACCCTGGATCCCAACATTGAGATCCCCGGCGGTTGGTGGGACAATTCAGGCAGAAAGCCGTTGCAATGGAACATCGATATGAAGCTGTTCAAATCTTTTCGAGTGTTGGGCTACACCCTGGGTGGCTTTATGAATGTTTACAATGTGCTGAACCATCTGAACGAGAACGGCGTCCGCAGCATCACCGGCCGGGCGGGCCCGGATGCCTATCTGCCGGAGATCGCCAGAAAAAGATATTACCGTCTGGAACAGGTCGGCGAGTTCACCCGCGATGAGGCGGACTATAACCCGACTGACTATTCCCGGCCGCGCCTAATTCAATTTGGCCTGTCTTTCGAATTCTAAAGAGGACCCCGACATTGAAGGACACGATGAGCAAAGCATGTCGTTTGGTTTTATCCATGGCTGCGGCACTGACGATTCTTGCTGCAGCGAGCGGCCGTGCGCAGGTCAATCCAGCGGATCTGCAATATGACACCAACGTGAGCCGTCGCGGCACTTCCGCCGGCGCTGTGCTGGAGATCGGCGTGGGCGCACGCGCCGAAGCTTTGGGCGGCGCGTTCGTCGCTGTAGCGGACGATCCCTCTGCGCTCTACTGGAACCCCGCCGGCATCTCGAGAATCCAATCCCTGTCTCTGCAGGTCTCCAAGACAGAGTGGCTGGTCGAAACCCAATTTCATACCATGGACCTGATCGTGCCGCTGCGGATGATGAACTCGTCGCTGGGATTTCATCTTGCCATGATGGACTATGGCTCCAATCCCGTGCGAACCGTCTTTCGCCCTGAGGGTACCGGTGAAACCTACACCGCTTCGGATCTGGTCGCCGGCCTATACTGGGCGCTCAACATCACCGACCGCGTCTCCGTCGGTCTGGGCGCCAAATACTTTCAGGAAAACATCTGGCATGTGAAAGGATCCACCATGGCCGCCGACCTGTCGATCCTGTTCGACACGCCGCTCAAAGGGTTGCGGCTCGGCGGAGCTCTCAGCAACCTGGGTCCTGAATTCGGATTGAACGGAAGGGATCTGACGCGCGTGGCGGACATCGATGGCCGGAAAAATGAGTACTATAACAACGACAATGTGGCCATCCACCTGGCGACCGAGACTTATCCTCTGCCCCTGCTCTTCCGCTTCGGTCTGGGTTACACCCTTAATCTCGGGCCGCGCAACGCCATGCTGTTCGCCGCCAGCGTCAATCATCCCAGCAATGACGTGGAGACCATGGACATAGGGACGGAAGCCAAGCTGCTCAACCTGTTCTATCTCAGGGCCGGCTATCACTCTTTGTTCGCAGACTATAGCGCCGATGGATTGACCTTGGGAGCCGGCTTGTCGTATCGCCTTTTCAACTCGACGACTCTGACCCTGGATTACGCCTGGTCAGACTGGACCGTTCTCGCTTCGGTCAATCGATTCACTCTAGGCATCAGCGCATTCTAGTATTCCCACGGTTTCATCGTAACAGCATAAAAAGAAAGTTGGAGATCCTCCATGGCATCGTCAGCCAATAAAAGCATGAATCGGTTCCTCCTGTCCGCTCTAACGTGGATTTTCCTGGCGACCGGCACAGCCCTCGCCCAACAACCGCTGGCCGGAGTGCAATTCGACACCCACCCCATGCATTGGGCGCGATTCTGGGCACGTGGGCTTTTCGATCGCAACCTGCTCTACTGCCCTATCTGGAATATCGGCAATATGACTGATGCGTCGCTCTCACCCAATGAAGGAATGCGCTGGCCAGGCAGTCAGGGCAACACCTATGTCGGCAAAGCGAATTTCTATATCGGCAGTCTGGTGACGGACATGACCGCGCTTAGAGGCAAGGTGGTTCCGGATAAATGGGATGGCAAGCAGCTTCCCATTGTGACCGATTCTTACTTTTATCACGTGAGTGTCTGGACGCCGCCGCAACTCTCATCGGACAACAGCCATCAGCAAGTGTGGGCGCCGGTCCCGGGCTTTTACAATGACGGCCAGTACGGCTTTATCTGGGGCATCAATGAGGACATAAACGGCGACGGCGAGCTGTCCCCGGCCGAGGACGTCAATTTCAACGGCCAGCTCGATTTTAATCTTGATCCACCGGAGAGCATTTTGAAGAGCATGGCCATCAGCACGGACAAACGGACCTGGCCCGAGTACTGGCCCGGCGGCTCGTACATCGGCGACGATCGCCCTTATTTCGGCCGTCCCCCGCGGACCATCAAACCCGGCCTTCGCCAGGGTAAGTGGAACGGCGAATACAAGGCAGGACCCATTGCGGATCAGGAG
Proteins encoded:
- a CDS encoding UPF0164 family protein encodes the protein MSKACRLVLSMAAALTILAAASGRAQVNPADLQYDTNVSRRGTSAGAVLEIGVGARAEALGGAFVAVADDPSALYWNPAGISRIQSLSLQVSKTEWLVETQFHTMDLIVPLRMMNSSLGFHLAMMDYGSNPVRTVFRPEGTGETYTASDLVAGLYWALNITDRVSVGLGAKYFQENIWHVKGSTMAADLSILFDTPLKGLRLGGALSNLGPEFGLNGRDLTRVADIDGRKNEYYNNDNVAIHLATETYPLPLLFRFGLGYTLNLGPRNAMLFAASVNHPSNDVETMDIGTEAKLLNLFYLRAGYHSLFADYSADGLTLGAGLSYRLFNSTTLTLDYAWSDWTVLASVNRFTLGISAF